The window ACTGCGTCTGGGATCACAGCCCAGTTTTCTGCCTTCGGTTCAACATGGAGCACGTCTCCGTCCTGCTGTCCAGGTAACTCTTCACTGTTTACATCCTGTTTTCTTAAAGAAACAACACTCAAGTCACAATTCCTCAATAAAATGAATTGACTGGCCAATTTGCAGCTACTTCTGATTGAGTCCTTTAACGTCTAAAAGATtttaatctgaattttttttttgtcagtgctGAGGAGGACAAAATCCAGAAAGGACTGGTGAGTTAATCAGGACTGtgagagtcttttttttttttttttttttttaaatgcaattttTCTCAGATGAATCTTAACAAAGGATTACACGGGTTAAAAACTATCCGGGCCCACAGCGCAAAATGCAACGAATAGAAAGATAAAAGGAGAAGCAGTTAAACAGATAATTTGACTCCTGACGTCTGTAACGACGCAGGAGCTGTACGAGAAGAGCCTGGTGCGGCAGGAGGACGGCAGCCTGCCTGCAGACCTGATGGAGATCAGAACTTTCCTCGCCGTCCCTCAGGTGATCATCCCGACACGATTCATGATGGAAATATCAGCGTTAACTCTGACACGTCTAACCTGATGCTTAGTTTTAGTTTAAGTTTACATAACAGTGTTGATTTTAGTGTTTTGCTTTCAGAACTTGGTGAAAGTCATGACACTATGTCCGAGACAtgatttggtgagttttcaaaTATTCACAGAATCCCTCTTTTTCTGTTACGATCACTTGCTGATAGACGTTTTGATGTTTGTGCCCAGAGAACTAAAGGACTGAAGGTGTTAAAGCTGAGCATCGATAAGTTCGACACTGAAGCCAAATACAGATTTTTCCAGTAAGTAACAAgatttccttcctcctcctcctcctcctcctcccactgcagtgactgtctgttgaTCACCTGTTCTCAGGTACATGCTGAAGACCAGCAATCACTCTGGGGTCGAAGGTTACATCATTCAAAATATAAAGACTCAAATAAACGTTTCCCTGCAGGTGAgacatcatgtttttttttttttttttaattcatcaacacgataaaaatgtcttcatgtgtcTCCAGCCAGGAAAGAGCAACATCTGGTTTGAAGGCGtacagctgctgccgctgctgcggaAAGTGTTCAGTCTTCCAGACGGTCCGGAGACGGATCTCCTGCAGTATCTGGACAGgtctgcacgcgcacacgcacgcgcactgGGGAACCAAACTTAGAAACACAATTCTGAAAATGTGAGCTTTCGatcatgtgtttttgttttctgcagaatGATGGAGTCTCTGAACCTGCTGCGGTTCCTCCTCATCAGAGACAAAGTGACAGAGAACCAGGTGAGCAGCGATTCAGCCAAATGGATCCGCTCGTTAAGCAGATCTTGAAAACGGGGGATCGGCCCGCTGGCTGGCCGCTCAGCCCTCACCGTGTTGATCTTGCAGACGGGGATCTGGACGGAGCTGTACAAAATCGAAGACACGTTCCTGAAGCCGCTGCGTGTCGGACTGAACATGTCCAGAGCTCATTACGAGAAGGAGCTGCACAACACGAGGGAGACCAAGCCCGAGGCCAAAGGTCAGATACCGCCGTGAATGTTGGAGAATGTGGAAATACTGACTCCACATGCTGCAAAATTCAATTGATTTCTAAAAACATGTTCCACAACAGGAAAGTCGGCAGTCTCCGTGTCCGTCGGGGACGAGACGCTCCCAAAGATGACGACCGAGTCCCAGATTCAGGTCAGCGACCGTCTGATTCTCCTTCATGTGGCGATCGGACGGCTCTGTGACGCGTCGGTAACGTTTTATCGGTTCCTCTCAGGCTCTGCACTCGGCGCTGCACACGTTCGACATGATGGAGAGCGTGCTGGTGCGGATcgaggagctgatggaggcgAAGGATCATGTCTGATGGTCCGGATCGTCTCGAAGCCTAAAGGACAAGCGGACACGAGGCCTGCGACCGTACATCTGATCTGATCGCCGCTGTTAAGTGTTGTTAAAATTCTGACATTTGTAACAAATGTACAAACTTTTTTACGCCTTGattcaataaaatgttgattCCATGTGTGTGGTAGTTTTTAGTGGTTCCACAGTGGAATCTGTTTCTGAGGAGTTACATTCAGATTATTAATCACTGTTAACAGTCTCTGCTGTTCGATGCAttcacagcaggagaaaaatCTCAGTGAAAGAGACTCTGGCCCCAAAGAACTGTTTGATTTACATCTGATCATCTTTTTAAAGATGAAGGTTAATTTATTCcaaaaatctgcacaaaatacaaaaagggAATTCACAGAAAGCACAATGTAACGTTCTCTTTCACACCACAGCTGCcattaaaactttaaatcacCAAGTTAAACTTGcttttacaaatattaaattaaCTTCACTTAAATGTGAGAAAGGAACCATATTTACTCTTTAAATGACCTCCTGAGTCTCGCCGGAGCTTCCCAGGTCTTTGAACAGAGGATGCTGCAGCGCCTCGGCGGCCGTGATCCTGGTTGTGGGGTTCAGGTCCAGGAGGCGGTCCAGCAGGTGGTAGGCCTCGTCGGGAACCCGGTCCCAGCCCCGCTGGTCCCCCTCCGACCGTTCTGAGAGGAGGGATTTGGTTTCCTGGCTGCCTGGATGTTCCTCTTTGCTCAGAGCGGCAGAAGGCGGAGCTTCCTGGATGTCATGATCCCGGGTGGCGGCTCTGTCTTCGCCCGTCCCGCGTTTCCGAAGCCTCTCGCACATTTTCCTGAGGTCCTGTCGAGCGAAGTCCCAGCTGCAGACCACCGCCTTACCTGAGAGACGGGCAGACACCGAGGCGGGTTTAGTCTCCGCGCACATCTACGGCCGGGCAAACGCAGCGCTGAGGAACGAGAACAGACCCAGAGACTTGGCGGCCTGGATGGTCTCCCTGGAGCCCCGCACGCTCATGATCTGAGTCAGAGCCACCAGGTCGTCGCTGGCTTTGAAGAACGGGTAGCGGCCGCTGAGGAGAGCGAGCAGGATGACTCCGGCGGACCACACGTCGATGGCTGCAGAGCCGGGCGGAGCGGAGAGTCcgtcagagacagaaacacacgtTTAACTTATTAATCACAAACAGCGGCttgactgcagagacacacctGTGTCTTGGTTGGGACACTTCGTCAGGACTTCAGGAGCTCGAAATCCAGACGTTCCTGCTCTCGGTGCGACTTGTTCCCTTCTGTATTCGAACAGAACAAAGAAAGCAGAGGTCAAGTACCATGATATCaccaaaatatatatatttttgagtATCTGTGAAGTGATACTTCTCATAAAGTGCAACACAGCCAGTTTTCCCGGATCATGTTATGACTTGACGTCCAGCGGCAGGATCTAGCTCTCTCAGTGTGACGCTCGCTCGGTTACCTGCTCGTGCAGACGTTGCAGACCTGGTTGGAGAGGAAGCAGTCGCAGGTGAGGCCTTGCTGCACGGCCTTCAGGGGTTTCTGACGGCTGCCCTGCGGCTCCGCCGGCTTCGAGcaccgagctgctggaggccccGGTTTGCTCGGCTTGACAAGCTGAAGGAAGAATTTTATAAATGAAGCAAAGTGTTACCGAGAGGGATCCATTTGTGTTAGAATGTTACTGTAACAGGTGTAACAAGCATAACCAATTTagccattttaaatgtaataaaggtCAATAACAACACTTTCCAATGATGATGAACAATGTTCAAATAGGTTATTTACATTAGGGAGTAAAAAAATGAGCTCAATCATTCAAACCAGTCATGTTTGTGAATCCTGAGAGCAACGAGGGGAGAAAAAGTCTCCCATCTTTCAAAATCTGACTTTCCTTCTGACTCACTTCTATTTTGGACAGAGCTTGTTTGGCGGTGGAGGGAGTCGGAGTGCAGCTGTTCAGGTTCCTCTCTCCAAACACCGGCCTTGGCGCTTTGCTCGGTCTTGTCAGATCctagaaaacaacaaacatgaatacCAGAAGTGAGTCGCAGAACAGCACAGGCTGTTCACATTGGAGCAGTCCAGATACTCCCGAACCGAGCAGCAGTTCTCTTCACGGAAGAgactggaggggaaaaaaactaaaacctgAATCAGCCCAGTGCAGACACCTTTGTGTGCttggtgtgtgtggcggtggCGTCGACAGAACGCGCTTTTTTATGTGGTGCTTTCTGAGCGGCAGAGGAGGgcgtgctggaggaggaggaggaggaggaaggtggcaGGGTCACCGATTGCCGTGCAGGCCGAGGCGGCGGGGCTgaggtggcggtggcggcggcggcagctctGCCGGCGGTGACTTTCTGAGGAACTTTAAGAGGTGCTTTGCGATCCTGTGTGGAATTGTGCTTCTCCGTGGACCCGACACCTTTCTGCAACAACTTCTGCCTCACCACCTTCAGCATCTCGATCTTGGTGTCGGCTGTACCGTGAGCCAGGCCGAAGTCCACCAGAGCATACCTACATCAACAGATGCAAAGGAAACATCAGTTTTGTTTATTCTGTTCATGCAGTGGAGTTTTGAGAAAACCACAGGGCGCCACTGCTCAcacttttctcttcctgttgtACAGGAAATTGTTTGGCTTGATGTCCCGATGAATAATTCCAAACTGGTGGATGTGTTTCAGGGCTCTCAGCAGGTGGTAGATGTACAGACGCACCTCTTCGAAACTCAGTGAGTCAATAATATTCTGAAAACGACAATTTGGTAgcatcagaaaacaaaaacatgatgtGGGAAAGTGTAAAACCATCTATACAGAGAAATTATCTGCTCCACAGATACGAGTGTGAGGCTGTCCGTACCACGATGGCCTGGTGCTCGACGTAGGGCATCACGATCACCACATGGTCCTCTTTCCTGAAGCAGTATGTGACTCCGATCACGTTCTCCGTGCCTCTGCAATgggaaaacaagactttttgtTTCGAGTGTACCTTGTTAAACACATGTGAATGAACATTAAGATGAGTATAAACACCCTGCTGACCAGCAGGACACTCCACTGAAGCAGAgattcagctgaatcaggcaaCACACCCATTTACTATGGcataaaaataatgtttcaaCCCAATGATTCCCTATCTCCATTTTTAAAGCTCTTAATTTTCTGTGTTCTGAGTgtaaatttcattcatttattcatgtattcCCTTCCAACTTTTTGCTCTTGTGTGTACAGTGCGTGGCTGTCACTTACAGCATACACTAATTAAAAATAGaggaatgaaataatgaaatcttTTGATTAAGGTGTCAGAACTAGCATTTCACCCCATATCTTTAATGAACACGTGCTGTAAATGACAGTCACACACcagttttaatgtgtggagAGGGAAAACGGCCTTTTACAGACCATCACATTGTAGCTCATGACgtaattttctgtgttctcTCGTCACAGCATTGACTGAGCTCAGACGGATCATTTCAGCGTGGTTCTCAGGAATGTTGGTGATGAGATTACAATGATTTATTTACTACAGGAAACTCAAAAGAAACCAACCACCTGCCTAAAACGTTCACGTgaagagattttctttttttccttttttgatgaATAAACATCTCGTAACCTATAAACCGAATCTAGGCACAGATGGATAAGTGAAAAGATGAATACATGAAGCCCGTCCAGTTTGTCAGAAACAGTGCAGGACTCACCCTGCCACGGTGAGacactgcagctcagcagcaaTGCGTGTCGGATGGCTGATTGGGATGAGGTGCTTCAGGGCAAACGTCTCCCTCGTTCCATCCAGCATCTGAGCCTCGGCCAAGTACACTGAGCTGAATGTACCTGATGTTAAATCCACCAAGAACTCAGTTTCAGTACAtccagtaaaacaaacaaatgactgTGTCAACCTGAAATAAGCCTCTCTCCAAAAATTAGTACATAATCTCCAAATGTTGGAGAGAAATTTAAATGTGGGCTGTGTACCTTCTCCAATCTTGTCTATGATGTGGAAAACCTTGGCCAGCTGAGGAACAGCTTTGTAGAGGTATTCAATATCCGCCTCCACATCCCCTGAAGGAAGACAGAGAAATACCGCAGTTAGAGACGCACTTGTTTTTATTAAAGCCGCTGCTATATTTCCCTTTAATGATCAACCAACAGCAGGTACAGAGAGATTATAGAGCAGTAAGATACACATTATTATCAGAATTACATGTTTACTGTGTTGTTGATTGCCAGACGGTGGTCAGCCCTCTCCCCTCACACtgagaaggtcatgggttcaaatactgagTGGGTTTGTTTCCACAGTAGTGATATTCATGTGGATTTAACTgatgaccctaaattgcccatatgtgtgaatgtgagagtgtgtgtttgtcctgtggtggactggcgacctgttcAGGGTGACGCCATACTGATTGTATAAAACAGGAGAGATGAACAGGTTTAAACATAATTTACTTAGTAATCACCCGCACCACACATATATGTTAATAATTAGTGTATCTCTACTAGATCATTGTTCATTTTAATGCCGCGGCCGCCCCTGAAGAGTCCAACTCACTCGGTAACTTCCTTTTTCTGGGATTTCTGTCAGATGGGAGAACAAAGCCGTCCGAGCTGAGGCCGTCCGGACAGTGAGGGGAGATTTCCATCTGGGAGCCACACCGAGGAGAAACAGAGGGGAAAGTGGGCAACATTTAATCAGTAATATGATGAACAGCTATAACTGTCGTGTTAAGCTCATTTTGTTGTACTGCAATGAGTCAAATCTGGTTAAACTGACAGAAGAGTTTATAGCTGATAACGTTAATGTGTACAGTCATGCTGTTAACGCAACAacagaagcaaaacaaagacactCACCGCTTCAGCTTTAAAACGGCAGAAAGATTTCAAATCAATGTGCTAAAAATCGCGCAGTGATCATTTATCAAGGGAATGTTTATAGCTCAAGTCTCTGCGTTCGAGCTTTGTTGGCCTGACTTTCTCTCCATGAAGCTTTTCCGCCTACAAACTCCGCGCTAAAAGTGACGTCTGCCAAATCTCGCGATACTTCGGAGCGGATGACGTAAGCATAAGCTCCGCCCACCCACCAGCTGGTGGCGCCGAAGTAGACTCCGCAGCAGAAGAAGTCAAGATGCTACAGCTCTGTGCGGGACTGCTGCAAACAGGGCTCGAGGCGTCACTTTTTACAAGTGAGGTTGAACATTACAGACATTTgaattttgtgaaaattattgTACTGCATTTATGTTCACCAATAACACTTTTCGCATGTATTTCATTCACACTTACTGAAAGATAGACAACAGAACAGAATTCACACTTACTGAAAGATAGACAACAGAACGTCTGCCTAAACAACAGTTTGCACACAAGTTTACCCACAGTTTCAGGAGCTTTGGTTTATTGTCAATATATATACATCAATATATTtcctaagaaaaaaaatttgaagGGATAAAATAACctttacttctgtttttttttcttcttttttttattgtgtccaAATTGGTCAACACAATTGGTCGCCATTAACCTCCAGGCATTGATACGTACCTAAAACTACTGATAGGTAACGTTGGCCAAAGTGTCCAATGATATTGCTGCACACACGTTTTCAATTTCTTGTTTAAGAGCCGCCAATGTAGTCGGTTTAAGTTGATCAAACTTCGAAAGAGGTATCCATATGTATCAAAGTTCTTTTTACAAATCAAATATTTATACAAGCTTTCCTTTTCCTGATGTGTTTACATCATTCATGATATCTAAGCTATCTataattttaaattattttgctttttcattttagcTGGTAAAGGACTGGACCTCCTCTACCTCCAGAAAAGCTGTGAAGATCCTGTCTTTTCAGCCTCAGGATGAGCTAGAAGCttcaactacacacacacacacacacacacacacacacacacacacacacacacacacacacacacacacacacacacacacacacacacacacacacacacacacacacacacacacacacagtgggtcCAATTTCCTGACAGCCTTCAGAGGGTACGGTGTACGCCAACCTCCAGTGGTAAACAGTGAAGCCAATGTGGAAGTGCAGGAACGCTGTCATTCTGTGAGAGTTGATGTTGGTTTTAAAATTTCAGAGCGCTGTGGTTGACGTCACGTTGGCCGTCCATACAGTATACTTCCcctctccccttctctcctATGCTGATTGTGTTTCTTCATTCGGTTTATCCCCCACAGGTCGTGACTCCATCAAAGCCcacctgaagcagcagagtAGCGTCCCAGTCAGAAGAGACTCTCTGGACTTCTTTTCCACCATTGAGCAGACAAGAGTTACTGAGTTACTTATCTGACGAGCACAAGAATCGTGTCTTACATGTGAAGGGGTTTTCATTGAGGTTCACTGAAAGCACAGTGTAcaagtttgttttgtcttttcatttttttttttcggaaaTTTCATTGGCGGGGACATAACGACGAAGAGAAGCTTTGTTATTTTCATCAGTAGTCTCTGGGTGTGTTGCTCACAATAACACAACACCAGTACAGTGAGAAACTACTGTCGCCTGATATGCCAATAAAAACATTAAGATTCGGGCCAATGAGCATGATTTGTCACACCACAGTTCAGAAGCTAATCCTCCTCCAAAATTCAATGATGTGCTAATTTTAAGTGTCCAACGCAAATCCCCGAAGGACTTTATAATGAATTACATTAGGATACTAGATAGTGTTAATAACATTGTTAAAGTAGATTCCATATAAACTATCCTGTGTTTAACAGCTTTGCAGCCAGTGAATCCTGcaatagaaatactttttacttttaaaatgacttttgagtacaaaacacacaattgGCACACAGGAAGACGCATACGGTAAGGTATTCTTCTGAAACCtttagaaaactttgaaaatttCATCCAGATTATCCACCTGCTGAAGTACAAGGAGCCGCTCGATGCCGCTAATGAAACATCAGTATTATACAgtctggcagcagcaggcaggaagGACTTCCTGCTGCACCTGAACACTGAGTGTTTGCTGAAAGTGGCGTGTTGAATTGCCCCCAGAGCTTTTCCAGGTTGTGATGAATTGTGAAGCGTCCTCTGTCCTGCCACCTGCTCCACTGTGACCATCCCTGCGCTCATTATGGGGCCGgctattttctgtcatttgttgttgtgtttttttccagtgtaaGCTTGCTGTAATAGCACGCTATGCCAAAAAAGAAGCGTGCACTGCAACTGGTACACAGCGCACAATGGATGCTTGCAGATGTGAAAGGATTTCAGCCGTCTGACCTGCTTTGACCctttttgtgaaacatgtggtgaGTGGATTCGGGTCCATTCTGTCGTCCAGACGCTCAACAGCAGCTCCGCCTGCCTCCAGTTCTGAC of the Salarias fasciatus chromosome 18, fSalaFa1.1, whole genome shotgun sequence genome contains:
- the cdc7 gene encoding cell division cycle 7-related protein kinase isoform X2, whose amino-acid sequence is MEISPHCPDGLSSDGFVLPSDRNPRKRKLPRDVEADIEYLYKAVPQLAKVFHIIDKIGEGTFSSVYLAEAQMLDGTRETFALKHLIPISHPTRIAAELQCLTVAGGTENVIGVTYCFRKEDHVVIVMPYVEHQAIVNIIDSLSFEEVRLYIYHLLRALKHIHQFGIIHRDIKPNNFLYNRKRKVYALVDFGLAHGTADTKIEMLKVVRQKLLQKGVGSTEKHNSTQDRKAPLKVPQKVTAGRAAAAATATSAPPPRPARQSDLTRPSKAPRPVFGERNLNSCTPTPSTAKQALSKIELVKPSKPGPPAARCSKPAEPQGSRQKPLKAVQQGLTCDCFLSNQVCNVCTSRREQVAPRAGTSGFRAPEVLTKCPNQDTAIDVWSAGVILLALLSGRYPFFKASDDLVALTQIMSVRGSRETIQAAKSLGKAVVCSWDFARQDLRKMCERLRKRGTGEDRAATRDHDIQEAPPSAALSKEEHPGSQETKSLLSERSEGDQRGWDRVPDEAYHLLDRLLDLNPTTRITAAEALQHPLFKDLGSSGETQEVI
- the cdc7 gene encoding cell division cycle 7-related protein kinase isoform X1, which codes for MEISPHCPDGLSSDGFVLPSDRNPRKRKLPRDVEADIEYLYKAVPQLAKVFHIIDKIGEGTFSSVYLAEAQMLDGTRETFALKHLIPISHPTRIAAELQCLTVAGGTENVIGVTYCFRKEDHVVIVMPYVEHQAIVNIIDSLSFEEVRLYIYHLLRALKHIHQFGIIHRDIKPNNFLYNRKRKVYALVDFGLAHGTADTKIEMLKVVRQKLLQKGVGSTEKHNSTQDRKAPLKVPQKVTAGRAAAAATATSAPPPRPARQSVTLPPSSSSSSSSTPSSAAQKAPHKKARSVDATATHTKHTKDLTRPSKAPRPVFGERNLNSCTPTPSTAKQALSKIELVKPSKPGPPAARCSKPAEPQGSRQKPLKAVQQGLTCDCFLSNQVCNVCTSRREQVAPRAGTSGFRAPEVLTKCPNQDTAIDVWSAGVILLALLSGRYPFFKASDDLVALTQIMSVRGSRETIQAAKSLGKAVVCSWDFARQDLRKMCERLRKRGTGEDRAATRDHDIQEAPPSAALSKEEHPGSQETKSLLSERSEGDQRGWDRVPDEAYHLLDRLLDLNPTTRITAAEALQHPLFKDLGSSGETQEVI